The Neomonachus schauinslandi chromosome 4, ASM220157v2, whole genome shotgun sequence genome includes a region encoding these proteins:
- the SFPQ gene encoding splicing factor, proline- and glutamine-rich isoform X1 yields MSRDRFRSRGGGGGGFHRRGGGGGRGGLHDFRSPPPGMGLNQNRGPMGPGPGQGGPKPPIPPPPPHQQQQQPPPQQPPPQQPPPPLQPPPHQPPHQQPPPPQDSSKPVVPQGPGPAPGVGSAPPASGSAPPATPPTSGAPTGPGPTPTPPPAVTSAPPGAPPPAPPSSGVPTTPPQAGGPPPPPAGGPGPGPKQGPGPGGPKGGKMPGGPKPGGGPGLSTPGGHPKPPHRGGGEPRGGRQHHPPYHQQHHQGPPPGGPGGRSEEKISDSEGFKANLSLLRRPGEKTYTQRCRLFVGNLPADITEDEFKRLFAKYGEPGEVFINKGKGFGFIKLESRALAEIAKAELDDTPMRGRQLRVRFATHAAALSVRNLSPYVSNELLEEAFSQFGPIERAVVIVDDRGRSTGKGIVEFASKPAARKAFERCSEGVFLLTTTPRPVIVEPLEQLDDEDGLPEKLAQKNPMYQKERETPPRFAQHGTFEYEYSQRWKSLDEMEKQQREQVEKNMKDAKDKLESEMEDAYHEHQANLLRQDLMRRQEELRRMEELHNQEMQKRKEMQLRQEEERRRREEEMMIRQREMEEQMRRQREESYSRMGYMDPRERDMRMGGGGAMNMGDPYGSGGQKFPPLGGGGGIGYEANPGVPPATMSGSMMGSDMRTERFGQGGAGPVGGQGPRGMGPGTPAGYGRGREEYEGPNKKPRF; encoded by the exons ATGTCTCGGGATCGGTTCCGGAGCCgtggcggtggcggtggcggcTTCCACCGGCGCGGAGGAGGCGGTGGCCGCGGCGGCCTCCACGACTTCCGCTCCCCGCCACCCGGCATGGGCCTCAATCAGAACCGCGGACCCATGGGTCCCGGCCCGGGCCAGGGTGGCCCCAAGCCCCCGATCCCGCCACCGCCTCCCCACCAGCAACAGCAGCAGCCACCGCCGCAGCAGCCGCCACCacagcagccgccgccgccgcttcaGCCGCCACCACATCAGCCGCCGCATCAGCAGCCTCCGCCGCCACAGGACTCGTCCAAGCCCGTCGTTCCTCAGGGACCCGGCCCGGCTCCCGGAGTGGGCAGCGCTCCGCCGGCCTCCGGCTCGGCACCGCCTGCTACTCCTCCGACCTCCGGCGCCCCTACGGGGCCTGGCCCCACCCCGACCCCGCCGCCCGCTGTCACCTCGGCGCCCCCCGGGGCGCCCCCGCCGGCGCCGCCGAGCAGCGGGGTCCCCACCACCCCGCCTCAGGCCGGGGGCCCGCCACCTCCCCCCGCAGGGGGCCCGGGCCCCGGGCCTAAGCAGGGCCCAGGACCCGGAGGCCCGAAAGGCGGCAAAATGCCAGGCGGGCCGAAGCCCGGCGGCGGCCCGGGCCTAAGCACTCCTGGCGGCCACCCCAAGCCGCCGCACCGAGGCGGCGGGGAGCCCCGTGGAGGCCGGCAGCACCACCCGCCCTACCACCAGCAGCACCACCAGGGGCCCCCACCCGGCGGGCCCGGCGGCCGTAGCGAGGAGAAGATCTCCGACTCAGAG GGGTTTAAAGCCAACTTGTCTCTCTTGAGGAGGCCTGGAGAGAAAACTTACACTCAGCGTTGTCGGTTGTTTGTTGGGAATCTACCTGCTGATATCACAGAGGATGAATTCAAAAGACTATTTGCTAAATATGGAGAACCAGGAGAAGTTTTTATCAACAAAGGCAAAGGATTTGGGTTTATTAAactt GAATCTAGGGCATTGGCTGAAATTGCCAAAGCTGAACTTGATGATACACCCATGAGAGGTAGACAGCTTCGGGTTCGCTTTGCCACACATGCTGCTGCCCTCTCGGTTCGAAATCTTTCACCTTATGTTTCCAATGAACTGTTGGAAGAAGCCTTTAGCCAATTTGGTCCTATTGAAAGGGCTGTTGTAATTGTGGATGATCGTGGAAGATCTACAGGGAAAGGCATTGTGGAATTTGCTTCTAAACCAGCAGCAAGAAAAGCCTTTGAAAGATGCAGCGAAGGTGTTTTCTTACTGACAAC AACTCCTCGTCCAGTCATTGTGGAACCACTTGAACAATTAGATGATGAAGATGGCCTTCCTGAAAAACTTGCACAGAAGAATCCAATGTATCAAAA ggagagagaaacgCCTCCTCGTTTTGCCCAGCATGGCACATTTGAGTATGAATATTCTCAGCGATGGAAATCcctggatgaaatggaaaaacagcaaagggaacaagttgaaaaaaacatgaaagatgCAAAAGACAAATTGGAAAGTGAAATGGAAGATGCCTATCATGAGCATCAGGCAAATCTTTTGCGTCAAG ATCTGATGAGACGCCAGGAAGAATTAAGACGCATGGAAGAACTTCACAATCAAGAAATGCAGAAACGTAAAGAGATGCAACTAAG GCAAGAAGAAGAACGACgtagaagggaagaagagatgatGATTCGTCAGCGTGAAATGGAAGAGCAAATGAGACGCCAAAGAGAGGAAAGTTATAGCCGGATGGGCTACATGGATCCA agagaaagagacatgaGAATGGGTGGTGGAGGAGCAATGAACATGGGAG ATCCCTATGGTTCAGGAGGCCAGAAATTTCCACCtctaggtggtggtggtggcataGGTTATGAAgctaatcctggagtcccaccaGCAACCATGAGTGGTTCCATGATGGGAAGCGACATG CGTACTGAGCGCTTTGGGCAGGGAGGTGCGGGACCTGTGGGTGGACAGGGTCCTAGAGGAATGGGGCCTGGAACTCCAGCAGGAtatggtagagggagagaagagtatGAAGGCCCAAACAAAAAGCCCCGATTTTAG
- the SFPQ gene encoding splicing factor, proline- and glutamine-rich isoform X2: MSRDRFRSRGGGGGGFHRRGGGGGRGGLHDFRSPPPGMGLNQNRGPMGPGPGQGGPKPPIPPPPPHQQQQQPPPQQPPPQQPPPPLQPPPHQPPHQQPPPPQDSSKPVVPQGPGPAPGVGSAPPASGSAPPATPPTSGAPTGPGPTPTPPPAVTSAPPGAPPPAPPSSGVPTTPPQAGGPPPPPAGGPGPGPKQGPGPGGPKGGKMPGGPKPGGGPGLSTPGGHPKPPHRGGGEPRGGRQHHPPYHQQHHQGPPPGGPGGRSEEKISDSEGFKANLSLLRRPGEKTYTQRCRLFVGNLPADITEDEFKRLFAKYGEPGEVFINKGKGFGFIKLESRALAEIAKAELDDTPMRGRQLRVRFATHAAALSVRNLSPYVSNELLEEAFSQFGPIERAVVIVDDRGRSTGKGIVEFASKPAARKAFERCSEGVFLLTTTPRPVIVEPLEQLDDEDGLPEKLAQKNPMYQKERETPPRFAQHGTFEYEYSQRWKSLDEMEKQQREQVEKNMKDAKDKLESEMEDAYHEHQANLLRQDLMRRQEELRRMEELHNQEMQKRKEMQLRQEEERRRREEEMMIRQREMEEQMRRQREESYSRMGYMDPRERDMRMGGGGAMNMGDPYGSGGQKFPPLGGGGGIGYEANPGVPPATMSGSMMGSDMVRMIDVG; this comes from the exons ATGTCTCGGGATCGGTTCCGGAGCCgtggcggtggcggtggcggcTTCCACCGGCGCGGAGGAGGCGGTGGCCGCGGCGGCCTCCACGACTTCCGCTCCCCGCCACCCGGCATGGGCCTCAATCAGAACCGCGGACCCATGGGTCCCGGCCCGGGCCAGGGTGGCCCCAAGCCCCCGATCCCGCCACCGCCTCCCCACCAGCAACAGCAGCAGCCACCGCCGCAGCAGCCGCCACCacagcagccgccgccgccgcttcaGCCGCCACCACATCAGCCGCCGCATCAGCAGCCTCCGCCGCCACAGGACTCGTCCAAGCCCGTCGTTCCTCAGGGACCCGGCCCGGCTCCCGGAGTGGGCAGCGCTCCGCCGGCCTCCGGCTCGGCACCGCCTGCTACTCCTCCGACCTCCGGCGCCCCTACGGGGCCTGGCCCCACCCCGACCCCGCCGCCCGCTGTCACCTCGGCGCCCCCCGGGGCGCCCCCGCCGGCGCCGCCGAGCAGCGGGGTCCCCACCACCCCGCCTCAGGCCGGGGGCCCGCCACCTCCCCCCGCAGGGGGCCCGGGCCCCGGGCCTAAGCAGGGCCCAGGACCCGGAGGCCCGAAAGGCGGCAAAATGCCAGGCGGGCCGAAGCCCGGCGGCGGCCCGGGCCTAAGCACTCCTGGCGGCCACCCCAAGCCGCCGCACCGAGGCGGCGGGGAGCCCCGTGGAGGCCGGCAGCACCACCCGCCCTACCACCAGCAGCACCACCAGGGGCCCCCACCCGGCGGGCCCGGCGGCCGTAGCGAGGAGAAGATCTCCGACTCAGAG GGGTTTAAAGCCAACTTGTCTCTCTTGAGGAGGCCTGGAGAGAAAACTTACACTCAGCGTTGTCGGTTGTTTGTTGGGAATCTACCTGCTGATATCACAGAGGATGAATTCAAAAGACTATTTGCTAAATATGGAGAACCAGGAGAAGTTTTTATCAACAAAGGCAAAGGATTTGGGTTTATTAAactt GAATCTAGGGCATTGGCTGAAATTGCCAAAGCTGAACTTGATGATACACCCATGAGAGGTAGACAGCTTCGGGTTCGCTTTGCCACACATGCTGCTGCCCTCTCGGTTCGAAATCTTTCACCTTATGTTTCCAATGAACTGTTGGAAGAAGCCTTTAGCCAATTTGGTCCTATTGAAAGGGCTGTTGTAATTGTGGATGATCGTGGAAGATCTACAGGGAAAGGCATTGTGGAATTTGCTTCTAAACCAGCAGCAAGAAAAGCCTTTGAAAGATGCAGCGAAGGTGTTTTCTTACTGACAAC AACTCCTCGTCCAGTCATTGTGGAACCACTTGAACAATTAGATGATGAAGATGGCCTTCCTGAAAAACTTGCACAGAAGAATCCAATGTATCAAAA ggagagagaaacgCCTCCTCGTTTTGCCCAGCATGGCACATTTGAGTATGAATATTCTCAGCGATGGAAATCcctggatgaaatggaaaaacagcaaagggaacaagttgaaaaaaacatgaaagatgCAAAAGACAAATTGGAAAGTGAAATGGAAGATGCCTATCATGAGCATCAGGCAAATCTTTTGCGTCAAG ATCTGATGAGACGCCAGGAAGAATTAAGACGCATGGAAGAACTTCACAATCAAGAAATGCAGAAACGTAAAGAGATGCAACTAAG GCAAGAAGAAGAACGACgtagaagggaagaagagatgatGATTCGTCAGCGTGAAATGGAAGAGCAAATGAGACGCCAAAGAGAGGAAAGTTATAGCCGGATGGGCTACATGGATCCA agagaaagagacatgaGAATGGGTGGTGGAGGAGCAATGAACATGGGAG ATCCCTATGGTTCAGGAGGCCAGAAATTTCCACCtctaggtggtggtggtggcataGGTTATGAAgctaatcctggagtcccaccaGCAACCATGAGTGGTTCCATGATGGGAAGCGACATG